The following coding sequences are from one Acidisarcina sp. window:
- a CDS encoding acylphosphatase, translating into MVRRFLIQGRVQGVGFRWFVHREAGALGLRGWVKNTEDGDVEVVAAGSHEELSALRSALHRGSRGSRVDRVIEQPLSDEEAKGLGSFQIEGAW; encoded by the coding sequence ATGGTCCGTCGATTTCTCATACAGGGACGAGTGCAGGGCGTCGGCTTTCGCTGGTTTGTTCACCGGGAAGCTGGTGCGCTTGGCCTGCGCGGCTGGGTAAAGAACACCGAGGACGGCGACGTGGAAGTTGTCGCCGCGGGCAGTCATGAAGAACTCTCCGCACTGCGATCGGCGCTGCACCGCGGGTCACGCGGCAGCCGTGTCGATCGAGTGATAGAGCAGCCGCTTTCCGACGAGGAAGCCAAGGGACTTGGTTCGTTTCAGATTGAAGGAGCGTGGTAA
- a CDS encoding adenine phosphoribosyltransferase, giving the protein MSKDSQTKLSSADPVIDAEFNDIDCGPLKKLVRTVPDFPKPGILFYDITTLLKDKKGFAELIDALAAHYIGKEIDLVLGIEARGFIFGPALAYRLNAGFVPVRKPRKLPASTARVTYDLEYGSDSLEIHLDAIAPGERVVIVDDLLATGGTMEATVKLVRQLGGQIAGLGFAVELDFLKGRDRFPDFDVFSLLHYDE; this is encoded by the coding sequence ATGAGCAAAGATAGCCAGACGAAATTATCGAGTGCGGATCCCGTGATCGATGCAGAGTTCAACGACATTGATTGTGGACCGCTGAAGAAGCTGGTGCGAACCGTTCCGGATTTCCCCAAGCCGGGAATCCTCTTTTACGACATCACCACGCTGTTGAAGGACAAGAAGGGCTTTGCGGAGCTCATCGATGCGCTGGCCGCGCACTACATCGGCAAGGAGATTGACCTGGTGCTGGGCATTGAGGCGCGTGGTTTTATCTTTGGTCCCGCGTTGGCCTACCGGCTGAATGCCGGATTTGTGCCGGTACGCAAGCCACGCAAGCTGCCGGCATCGACCGCGCGCGTCACCTACGATCTGGAGTATGGCAGCGACTCGCTGGAGATTCACCTCGACGCGATCGCACCGGGAGAGCGTGTGGTGATTGTCGATGATCTGCTGGCCACTGGCGGCACCATGGAGGCCACGGTGAAGCTGGTACGCCAGCTAGGCGGCCAGATCGCAGGACTGGGCTTTGCCGTCGAACTGGACTTCCTGAAAGGCCGCGACCGCTTCCCGGACTTTGACGTCTTCAGCCTGCTGCACTATGACGAATAA
- a CDS encoding phage holin family protein — translation MMLLLHWLLSAIALLIVSRFVPGFEVRSFGYALLAVVIIGLLNATIGLLLKLITLPINILTLGVFSVIINAVILLLASKLTPGFAIHGFLPALIGAIALALISMLFHAIASRAAA, via the coding sequence ATGATGCTGCTTTTGCATTGGCTGCTGAGTGCCATAGCGTTGCTGATCGTCAGTCGCTTCGTACCTGGCTTTGAAGTCAGGAGCTTTGGATACGCCCTGCTGGCCGTAGTTATCATCGGCCTATTGAATGCCACAATCGGGCTGCTGCTCAAACTCATTACCTTGCCGATCAATATTTTGACGCTGGGCGTCTTCTCGGTGATTATCAACGCGGTCATCCTCCTCCTCGCCAGCAAGCTCACACCAGGTTTTGCGATCCACGGCTTTCTGCCGGCGCTGATTGGCGCCATTGCCTTGGCTCTGATCAGCATGTTGTTTCATGCCATCGCAAGCCGGGCGGCGGCGTAG
- a CDS encoding tetratricopeptide repeat protein — translation MDTQTRHALKQDSFVQATTSGIGWAQVHRNQILRIALPTVVALIVIVAGIAVYNQRSEAADIALGKGLTTYSAPLRQAGMPEAMAASSFATAADRAKAANKQFVEAADRYGWLAAGKNALYFAGVTYIEMGQTADAEKALKKTADSSDSNLASLGKLALAGLYRQTNRDSEAISLYKELIAKPTVAVPAATAQLQLASLYETTQPEEAKKIYAELKDKDKTGAAGQIAAAKLNGPAPAAR, via the coding sequence GTGGATACACAGACACGTCACGCACTGAAGCAGGACAGTTTTGTACAGGCCACCACCAGCGGCATCGGCTGGGCACAGGTCCATCGCAACCAGATCCTGAGGATCGCCCTGCCCACGGTAGTGGCGCTGATCGTCATCGTCGCCGGAATCGCTGTCTACAACCAGCGCTCGGAGGCAGCGGATATCGCTCTGGGCAAAGGGCTGACAACCTATAGCGCGCCCCTGCGCCAGGCAGGTATGCCGGAAGCCATGGCTGCCAGCTCGTTCGCTACCGCGGCGGATCGCGCGAAGGCTGCGAACAAGCAGTTTGTAGAGGCGGCAGACCGCTACGGCTGGCTCGCGGCGGGCAAGAATGCCCTCTACTTCGCCGGGGTTACCTATATCGAGATGGGCCAGACGGCAGATGCGGAAAAGGCCCTGAAGAAGACCGCCGACTCCAGCGATAGCAACCTGGCCTCTCTTGGCAAGCTGGCGCTGGCTGGCCTGTACCGGCAGACGAACCGGGATTCCGAAGCGATCAGCCTGTACAAGGAGCTCATCGCCAAGCCCACCGTAGCCGTTCCGGCAGCAACCGCCCAGTTGCAACTGGCGAGCCTGTACGAGACCACGCAACCGGAAGAAGCCAAGAAGATCTACGCCGAACTGAAGGATAAGGATAAGACCGGAGCCGCCGGACAGATCGCGGCAGCGAAGTTGAACGGACCTGCTCCGGCCGCGCGCTAG
- a CDS encoding RNA polymerase sigma factor — translation MSISEAQAASWVGTSALPAASSAAADTSTMISALVEEYSASLYRVAYSVSRNAAEAEDAVQETFLRVLRHQEQLGEIRDLRVWLVRITWNVVLDRKRRTKTRPETEDIADLAHMLPADGLKADERVIAAQQHAHVLALIERLPRKEREVLLLSAFEELSTPQIAAVVGTTDSSVRSRLFRARRLLAGWMEKNRT, via the coding sequence ATGAGCATATCGGAGGCACAAGCCGCGAGTTGGGTAGGCACATCGGCCCTCCCCGCTGCGTCATCGGCGGCAGCAGACACCTCGACGATGATTAGTGCGCTGGTTGAGGAATACTCCGCCTCGCTCTATCGCGTCGCCTACTCCGTCAGCCGCAATGCAGCCGAGGCAGAAGATGCGGTCCAGGAGACCTTTCTGCGGGTACTGCGCCATCAGGAGCAGTTGGGCGAGATTCGTGACCTCCGCGTCTGGCTGGTTCGCATCACCTGGAATGTCGTGCTGGACCGGAAGCGCCGCACCAAGACCCGGCCCGAAACTGAGGATATTGCCGATCTCGCGCATATGCTGCCCGCTGACGGTCTGAAGGCGGATGAACGCGTCATCGCTGCGCAACAGCATGCTCATGTGCTGGCGTTGATTGAGCGGCTGCCCCGGAAAGAGCGCGAGGTGCTGCTGCTTTCAGCCTTCGAGGAACTATCGACTCCGCAGATCGCTGCGGTGGTGGGAACAACGGACTCCTCGGTTCGCTCCCGGCTGTTCCGCGCACGCCGCCTGCTGGCGGGATGGATGGAGAAGAATCGCACATGA
- a CDS encoding M48 family metallopeptidase, with product MRKVLVLLVVLGIGLANGLGGKPAMARFTPQPCKNAFSPQQEITEGQKAKAEVYKTMPVLPNSSPVTEYVQQLGAKLVAHAPGYRWPFEFHVVNESDINAFALPGGPIFVNLATIQAATTEAQLAGVMAHEISHVVQRHATCNATKQQQQGMWYGLGQVAAGIFLPGSAGSLAQTGIGAVAGLGYLRMSREAEKQADLMGTDILYDTDYDPRAMPQFFEVIEAKYGAGGAQMLSDHPNPGNRVGYVQDEIDTLPAKANYVKTSPEFKRIHDQVSAMHAYTPEEIKSGAWKTKTPNQAPSQVSGGSAAAGGNGSSASTNQSTNQSVKFTPSGRWKPLDTRDYTLDYPDNWQAATGTGTNATIAPAGGATDQSVVYGVVVESYAIQQGTSFASAFTQLVQQMIQQNSGLTQSGNVEDVLVNKRPAKSVELTGQSALVRNGQALPEHDWLVAIQHSSGVLTALVFIAPGEDAQVLRPTYEHILRSFKAK from the coding sequence ATGCGGAAGGTTCTTGTTTTGCTGGTGGTTCTGGGGATTGGGCTGGCGAATGGACTGGGTGGAAAGCCAGCGATGGCGCGCTTTACTCCGCAGCCTTGCAAGAATGCATTTTCGCCCCAGCAGGAGATAACCGAAGGGCAGAAGGCGAAGGCTGAGGTGTACAAGACCATGCCGGTGCTGCCTAATTCGAGCCCGGTTACGGAGTACGTTCAGCAACTGGGCGCGAAACTGGTGGCTCACGCGCCGGGTTACCGGTGGCCGTTCGAATTTCATGTAGTGAACGAGAGCGACATCAACGCGTTTGCCCTGCCCGGCGGACCCATCTTCGTAAATCTGGCGACGATCCAGGCGGCGACCACCGAGGCGCAACTGGCGGGCGTGATGGCGCACGAGATCTCGCACGTAGTGCAGCGCCATGCAACCTGCAACGCGACCAAGCAGCAGCAGCAGGGAATGTGGTACGGGCTGGGGCAGGTCGCTGCCGGCATATTTCTTCCGGGCAGCGCGGGTTCGCTGGCGCAGACAGGCATCGGGGCCGTCGCGGGGCTTGGCTATCTGCGAATGTCGCGCGAGGCGGAGAAGCAAGCCGATCTTATGGGGACCGATATTCTCTACGACACAGATTACGACCCCCGCGCCATGCCACAGTTCTTTGAGGTCATCGAGGCAAAGTATGGCGCCGGAGGAGCGCAAATGCTGAGCGATCACCCGAATCCCGGCAATCGCGTGGGCTATGTTCAGGACGAGATCGATACCCTGCCGGCCAAAGCGAACTACGTGAAGACGAGCCCTGAATTCAAACGCATTCATGATCAGGTGAGCGCGATGCATGCCTACACGCCGGAGGAGATCAAGAGCGGGGCGTGGAAGACGAAGACACCGAATCAGGCACCGAGCCAGGTCTCCGGCGGTTCTGCTGCAGCAGGCGGGAACGGATCAAGTGCATCGACCAATCAATCGACCAATCAATCGGTGAAGTTTACTCCGAGTGGGAGATGGAAGCCGCTCGATACGCGCGATTACACGCTGGACTATCCCGACAATTGGCAGGCGGCGACCGGCACGGGCACCAATGCCACCATCGCGCCAGCCGGAGGAGCAACGGACCAGAGCGTCGTTTACGGCGTTGTGGTGGAGTCGTACGCCATCCAGCAGGGAACTAGCTTCGCAAGTGCCTTTACGCAGCTCGTGCAGCAGATGATCCAGCAGAACTCCGGATTGACGCAGAGCGGCAATGTGGAGGATGTGCTGGTCAACAAGCGTCCGGCAAAGAGCGTGGAGCTTACCGGACAGTCAGCGCTGGTGCGCAATGGGCAGGCTCTGCCGGAGCATGATTGGCTGGTGGCTATTCAGCACTCGAGTGGAGTATTGACGGCCCTGGTATTTATCGCTCCAGGAGAAGATGCACAGGTTCTTCGCCCAACTTATGAGCACATTCTTCGTAGTTTCAAGGCTAAATGA
- a CDS encoding TraR/DksA family transcriptional regulator: MPTPPRSLQKFETRLRQQAETLENAALLLLAQGREVQPLITPDMADQAVLSYEKEMLFSQGTQGRSHLMLVQKALDRIANGTFGDCVNCGKAIGQKRLEALPWTPRCIDCQERIERGELDAAA, from the coding sequence GTGCCGACACCCCCCCGATCCCTCCAGAAATTTGAGACCAGATTACGCCAGCAAGCGGAAACCCTGGAGAACGCCGCTCTCCTGCTGCTGGCGCAAGGCCGCGAAGTTCAACCCCTGATAACTCCGGACATGGCCGACCAGGCTGTTCTTTCCTATGAGAAAGAGATGTTGTTCAGCCAGGGCACTCAGGGACGCTCCCACCTGATGCTTGTCCAAAAGGCGCTGGACCGAATTGCCAATGGAACCTTCGGCGATTGCGTGAACTGCGGCAAGGCTATTGGGCAGAAGCGCCTGGAGGCGTTGCCCTGGACGCCGCGGTGCATCGACTGCCAGGAGCGGATCGAACGCGGGGAACTGGACGCGGCGGCCTAG
- a CDS encoding ferritin-like domain-containing protein has translation MKIDTLKELYVEELRDLYSAETQSLKALPRMVRAANNVHLKEAFQSHLHETEEQVQRLEQIFAIVGATPKGRTCEGMKGLLKEADEWMDEDAEPDVMDAGLISAAQRVEHYEISGYGTVRTHAELLGDENAVELLEETLQEEKAADARFGQVAIRINVEANNRAA, from the coding sequence ATGAAGATCGATACTTTAAAAGAGTTGTATGTCGAGGAGCTCAGGGATCTGTACTCCGCAGAGACGCAGAGCCTCAAGGCGCTGCCAAGGATGGTGCGCGCGGCAAACAATGTACATCTGAAAGAAGCATTTCAAAGCCATCTGCATGAAACCGAAGAGCAGGTTCAGCGGCTTGAACAGATCTTTGCCATCGTTGGCGCAACTCCGAAGGGCAGGACGTGCGAGGGGATGAAGGGACTCCTGAAGGAAGCCGACGAGTGGATGGACGAGGATGCCGAGCCGGACGTGATGGATGCAGGGCTTATCTCCGCCGCGCAGCGCGTGGAGCACTACGAGATATCGGGTTACGGAACAGTTCGCACCCATGCAGAACTGCTCGGCGACGAGAATGCCGTCGAGCTTCTGGAGGAGACGCTCCAGGAGGAAAAGGCGGCCGATGCACGGTTCGGCCAGGTCGCCATCAGGATCAACGTGGAAGCGAACAATCGGGCAGCATAG